From one Rattus norvegicus strain BN/NHsdMcwi chromosome 7, GRCr8, whole genome shotgun sequence genomic stretch:
- the LOC120093541 gene encoding sialic acid synthase-like, translating to MTLKHRGRVHRDREQISADLVLGKLESQEGISVDTQEAEADCYLSSRLAWQVYQIMKPLNPNFCFLQCISAYPLQPEDANLRVISEYQKLFPDIPIGYSGHETGIAISVATVALGATVLEHHITLDKTWKGSENLASLEPGELAELVRSVRLVEWALGSPTKQLLPCEMACNEKLGKSVVAQVKIPAGTILTLDILTVKVGEPKGYPPEDIFNLVGKMVLVTIEEDDTVLEESVQSQSKKIKA from the exons ATGACTCTGAAACACCG TGGGCgagtacacagggacagagagcAAATTAGTGCTGACTTAGTCCTGGGGAAACTGGAGAGTCAAGAGGGCATCTCTGTGGACACACAG gaggcagaggcagactgctATCTCAGCTCAAGATTAGCATGGCAAGTCTATCAGATCATGAAGCCCCTGAATCCCAACTTCTGCTTCCTCCAGTGCATCAGTGCGTACCCACTACAGCCCGAGGATGCCAACTTACGTGTCATCTCGGAATACCAGAAGCTCTTTCCTGACATTCCCATAGGGTATTCTGGGCACGAGACAGGCATCGCCATATCTGTGGCCACAGTGGCTCTGGGGGCCACGGTGTTGGAACATCATATAACTTTGGACAAGACCTGGAAGGGAAGTGAAAACTTAGCCTCACTGGAGCCTGGAGAACTGGCAGAGCTGGTGCGGTCTGTGCGACTGGTGGAGTGGGCACTGGGCTCCCCAACCAAGCAGCTACTGCCCTGTGAGATGGCCTGCAATGAGAAGCTCGGCAAGTCCGTGGTAGCCCAAGTGAAAATCCCAGCAGGCACCATCCTGACCCTGGACATACTCACTGTGAAGGTGGGGGAACCCAAAGGCTATCCTCCTGAAGACATCTTCAACCTGGTGGGCAAAATGGTGCTGGTCACTATTGAAGAAGATGACACGGTCTTGGAGGAATCCGTCCAAAGTCAAAGCAAGAAAATCAAGGCTTAA